In Rutidosis leptorrhynchoides isolate AG116_Rl617_1_P2 chromosome 2, CSIRO_AGI_Rlap_v1, whole genome shotgun sequence, one genomic interval encodes:
- the LOC139892078 gene encoding F-box/kelch-repeat protein At3g06240-like isoform X2, whose amino-acid sequence MILAPEDDDFLYSVGLKQLNTQISPVMVAAKRLNFLHEPWLLILGSCNGLLLAYDIHENLYLINPTTRKSLKVPDSGEDRISLTHGYGFGYDSSKDDYKVISISSKSVLDSDLNCSSVLVYSLRNNSWNKLPNMPYLLLDHYDPYPGILLNDYLHWVTRPRHSPLTIVAFSLADEKFHEIELPDLVNFDIAFSFQLYAFGGKLFIVLCYEVPYPEFHYELWVMEEYGVPKSWKKLCVFQNDIDLTNEFIGQVSNWDILSGNYKADAIRIYNMDERRCASVKIEGCPEGPMVYGTYVETLESLERFH is encoded by the coding sequence ATGATTTTAGCTCCTGAAGATGACGATTTTCTCTACTCAGTCGGTCTAAAACAACTCAACACCCAAATCTCACCTGTAATGGTAGCTGCTAAACGCCTGAATTTTCTACACGAACCATGGCTTCTGATACTAGGCTCTTGCAACGGACTACTTTTAGCCTATGATATACATGAAAACCTCTATTTAATCAATCCAACCACACGAAAGTCATTGAAAGTTCCAGATTCTGGTGAAGACCGTATTAGTTTAACACATGGATATGGATTTGGTTATGATTCTTCTAAGGATGATTATAAAGTAATCTCCATTTCTTCTAAAAGCGTTTTAGATTCTGACCTTAATTGCAGCTCTGTACTCGTGTATAGTTTGCGTAACAATTCATGGAACAAGTTGCCTAATATGCCTTACCTACTACTTGATCATTATGATCCATATCCAGGGATACTCCTTAACGATTATCTTCACTGGGTTACAAGACCTAGACACTCGCCATTGACTATTGTCGCCTTTAGTTTAGCTGATGAAAAATTTCATGAAATCGAGTTGCCTGATTTAGTTAATTTTGACATAGCTTTCTCTTTCCAACTCTATGCTTTTGGTGGGAAATTATTTATTGTTTTGTGTTATGAGGTGCCCTATCCTGAATTCCATTATGAATTGTGGGTAATGGAGGAGTATGGGGTTCCTAAGTCTTGGAAGAAACTTTGTGTCTTTCAAAATGATATAGATCTAACTAATGAGTTCATTGGTCAAGTCAGCAACTGGGATATTTTGTCGGGTAACTATAAGGCAGATGCGATTCGCATATACAATATGGATGAAAGAAGATGCGCTAGTGTGAAAATTGAAGGGTGCCCAGAAGGACCCATGGTTTATGGTACGTATGTTGAAACCCTTGAATCACTTGAACGTTTTCACTAG
- the LOC139892078 gene encoding F-box/kelch-repeat protein At3g06240-like isoform X1: protein MSDHLPSDLIDAVLTFLPSKSLGRFKSVSKRWYSFISSPDFIKTHIRSYTQKNPNPTHMILAPEDDDFLYSVGLKQLNTQISPVMVAAKRLNFLHEPWLLILGSCNGLLLAYDIHENLYLINPTTRKSLKVPDSGEDRISLTHGYGFGYDSSKDDYKVISISSKSVLDSDLNCSSVLVYSLRNNSWNKLPNMPYLLLDHYDPYPGILLNDYLHWVTRPRHSPLTIVAFSLADEKFHEIELPDLVNFDIAFSFQLYAFGGKLFIVLCYEVPYPEFHYELWVMEEYGVPKSWKKLCVFQNDIDLTNEFIGQVSNWDILSGNYKADAIRIYNMDERRCASVKIEGCPEGPMVYGTYVETLESLERFH, encoded by the coding sequence ATGTCAGACCATCTTCCATCAGACCTTATTGATGCAGTTCTAACTTTTCTACCATCTAAATCTCTAGGCCGTTTCAAATCCGTTTCTAAACGATGGTACTCATTCATTTCCAGTCCCGATTTTATCAAAACCCATATTCGTAGTTACACCCAAAAAAACCCTAACCCAACTCACATGATTTTAGCTCCTGAAGATGACGATTTTCTCTACTCAGTCGGTCTAAAACAACTCAACACCCAAATCTCACCTGTAATGGTAGCTGCTAAACGCCTGAATTTTCTACACGAACCATGGCTTCTGATACTAGGCTCTTGCAACGGACTACTTTTAGCCTATGATATACATGAAAACCTCTATTTAATCAATCCAACCACACGAAAGTCATTGAAAGTTCCAGATTCTGGTGAAGACCGTATTAGTTTAACACATGGATATGGATTTGGTTATGATTCTTCTAAGGATGATTATAAAGTAATCTCCATTTCTTCTAAAAGCGTTTTAGATTCTGACCTTAATTGCAGCTCTGTACTCGTGTATAGTTTGCGTAACAATTCATGGAACAAGTTGCCTAATATGCCTTACCTACTACTTGATCATTATGATCCATATCCAGGGATACTCCTTAACGATTATCTTCACTGGGTTACAAGACCTAGACACTCGCCATTGACTATTGTCGCCTTTAGTTTAGCTGATGAAAAATTTCATGAAATCGAGTTGCCTGATTTAGTTAATTTTGACATAGCTTTCTCTTTCCAACTCTATGCTTTTGGTGGGAAATTATTTATTGTTTTGTGTTATGAGGTGCCCTATCCTGAATTCCATTATGAATTGTGGGTAATGGAGGAGTATGGGGTTCCTAAGTCTTGGAAGAAACTTTGTGTCTTTCAAAATGATATAGATCTAACTAATGAGTTCATTGGTCAAGTCAGCAACTGGGATATTTTGTCGGGTAACTATAAGGCAGATGCGATTCGCATATACAATATGGATGAAAGAAGATGCGCTAGTGTGAAAATTGAAGGGTGCCCAGAAGGACCCATGGTTTATGGTACGTATGTTGAAACCCTTGAATCACTTGAACGTTTTCACTAG